The Dama dama isolate Ldn47 chromosome 11, ASM3311817v1, whole genome shotgun sequence genome segment cttaaaggtCTTTGATAACTTATTCAATAATTAATCATTTTGAATGaacaaaaataatagaactccCCTGCTGACCCTATGGCATTCTAGTATTTAGCTTGGATTATTAAGAAGTACTATAAGTTTCTGCTTAACACACTCTCTACAAGTTCTAAGACTCCTAGACTCCATATTATattgcatttatatatttaatgtgtgCTTAGTAACTCACTTATTCTGACTCTTCGTgagcctttggactgtagcctaccaggctcctctgtccatgggatttttcaggcaagaatactggaatgggttgaatactggaattctctagggaatcttcccaacacaaggatcaaacctgtctcctgcattgcaggtggattctttactgctgagccatcggggaagccatATATGTAATACCTCAGGTATTAAATTGCAAGACATAAAAAGACTTAAATCTGAAGAGAAAGACCAGTTGCCCACTGAATCATAGCTTATGATTCTACTcatggtgacaaaaatattagataTCTTTATATACAGTATGGTTCTCTCTTGAATAAACTAACTGGTTCTATAGGATTTAGCTCAAGAACCTATTCCAAGAAATCTCTGGACTTTCCTACTTGCCTGGCCTCCATGAAGGCAAAACTCCTTCATTGGATGGTTTGCCTTAtttacctctgtgtgtgtgtggcatcttgCAATGTGTCTGGTATAGATTAAGCATTCGAAAATGCTCACTGAGTGCAtgagtttaaaaacattaaaaaaaaaattaacttgtatGTGCTCCTGATTTttcactatatataaatatagtatgtataaaaagaaaacaagtagtCACTACAGAAGCTTCTGTTTTGTAGCTGGAAAATATCACAAGCAAATTAAAATAGAAGAGAATGCAACAGGTTTCAGCTATGAGTCCCTTTTTCAAGAATACCTGAGTGAAACAGTTACAGAAGTTTGGATAGAAGATCCTTATATTAGACAAACACATCAGGTAGGTGAAATGTACTCACATAGGATGAAATAGTTATTATTTAACATGTACAAGTTAGTAATAACCTATCCCAATATCTTTCAGCTGTATAACTTCCTTCGATTTTGTGAGATGCTGGTTAAGAGACCATGTAAAGTAAGAACTATTCATCTTCTCACCTCTCTTGATGAAGTAGGTACCTGAAAGCATTTACTCTTTCTTAACATCATGAACTTTACTCAGTTGCAGGATGTAGTTCAAAGCAAACTTGGATGTAATGCTTCAGCCAGTGAACTTGCTATtttcatgctcagtcgctcagttgtgtctgactctttgcggccccatggactgtagcccaccaggctcctctgtccatgggattctccgggcaagaatactggagtgggttgccatttcctcctccagcaggtcttcccgacccagggatcaaacctgcgtctcttgcatctcctgcattggcaggtggattctttactcctgagccacctgggaataggTATAAAACACATTGGAGGAGATGCTGTTGATTTTAGTATGTTGTACCTTGCATTTGGCCACTTAGCTAAGCTCTCTTATTCAAATAGTTTGTCAATTTAGTTTCTTGGATGTTCTATGAGTCAATCACTCTGTCTTCACTATTGATAGTTTCTATCATCACTATCTTGATTTTGATTTAAATAGGGATAATTCTAAACAATTCATATTTCTAGGATTAATTTGAGAAGAAATCCTCATCTGAATAAGTAGCACCATTAAAATACATCTTAGGAGATGGCACCAAGTTGTGTTATGttcacattagaaaaaaaatgattattttgatAAAAACAGTTGCCCTTAAACTACTTCATCTTCTTTGGTTGCTTCTTTGCATTAATGGACAGAGAAATTAGTgtagaatatttatattttaattcaccTAAGATACACATTGCATgcgcttcctaggtggctcagcggtaaagaatctacctgccaatgacaCAACTGTGCAcctgaacacacacatgcatagcttaggaataatttaaaatattaataactgagtcaaaaaattgttttgtttttttttcctattaacagGGCACTGGGAAAGAGCAGCAGAGTAGTGGCCTGGAAGAGATAAAACAGTCACTCAGGAATCATGGAGTGCATTTGGAATTAGAATATTCTTCTTCAATACATGACCGAGAAATTAGGTTAGTATATAgtaatactttaatttttttttaatactttaaatttttatgcagttgaaaaatacttatttttatttctcataagttatttataattacatataatattccacttaaatattaaaaatttaaataaagcgtaattttagtatttttcacttttgaagaaaaaaaaatttcagtaatTTTGTCCTCTGTGTGAGTTTCCTCTTTCCTAATGGAATAAAATTTACATGTTCTGTGTCATCTGAGCAAAGGAAGTATTTTTCTATCCAATTATACATACAGTATTATGGCATTGGGATAATTTCCTTTTCTGGTGATACtggtatttatttaatttggcttTACTTCTTATAGTTTATTAAATTTTCTAGTAGGCATGACAGGATGCTGTGTTGTACCCATCGGGGCCTCCTCTGCCCTGGTACATCCCCACCTCTAGGCGGGGAAGGCCCTGAAACACCACCAGTCTGCCTGAGTACTCTTGGAAGCCACTTGTTAGCAGAACAGGGAAGCTTTCTCAGGaaggtgaaattcatgaggaagGTTTAATTGAATTGTTAAACTCTTTTATCAGCTAATGGTTGTTTTGTTTCATTGTAGACACAGCCCATAGGTAAACCCAGGTTTGGTTCAACTCTTGCCACTGAAAGAAGTGATTTTATTTGTTAGGGGGAGATTTAGCTGACACTTCATACAACTTTGATCATTGTCTGACTTAAATGTCTGGAGTATAATACTATATACTAATTTCAATAGGTTCAACAATGGATGGATGATTAAGATTGGAAGGGGACTTGATTATTTTAAGAAACCACAGGTAGGATATAGTCTTATGTGACTGTGTAGCATTCTTTAACAAAATGGCTTTGatcctttttgtttaaaaaaaactcttttcttctcttcttagaGTCGTTTTTCCCTTGgatattgtgattttgatttaagACCATGTCATGAAACAACAGTGGACATTTTTCAcaataagcacacaaaaaaaATATGATGGATAGTAGCCTaacttacatatatatttctactttgaatgttgggtttttttttttttaactttggacAGATCATTCCTATAATGTATGAATTTaacaataaatttttatatttctactaATGTATGGATTCCTTGTTCAGTTGTGTGACCAATCCTGAATACTTTTATCAATAAGTTACTCAGAGTTATAGTGTTTCAAGTATAGCTAGTTGAAACATCTCCCCAGATTTTCCCTTATTTGGATGTTGATGAATGAATCAAcaccttagccactggaccacccaggaagtccctaCAATTATGTGTCTTTAGCAGACATTTACCTAAATTCAGTTATCCTCTATTACTTAACTCCTTATAAAGGCAAATCAAGCCTTTTAGTAATATCGGATGCATTTTGCAGCTCACCTAACCTTGACTGGAACATCTGTAAAGCTCTGCAGCTTAGCATCAATTGTCCTGGGAAAGCCTATCCATTGAGATGCCAGTTGACTGGTTGGGGGACAGATTAGGTCCCATGGGGATCAGCTGGGAGAGGGGATACTGCTAGAGACAGTGGGCAGACCAGAAGCTTGAAGAATAAGCTAAGCCAAAGTCTGTAGAGGGAAACAGAAGTCCTGGTGTTGGAGATGCCCTTCTGAACATCACATCTGGAAAAGGTTGAAGATTTCAAATCAAGAGTGAATAGTGGGGAGGGACAAAGCCAGGTAAAGGTCATAGGAAGAGTTGGGCAGAGTAGTCTGGGGTTGGGGAGGACCCTGAAACCCCTCTGTTAAGGGGTGATTGTGCACACACATAACCCCTAGAAATTCACATGTTTAAATCCCAATCCCTGGTACCTTGGAATATAAccatatttggaaataaggtcttcAAAGAAATAAGTTATGTCTGTAGGTGATCCTAATCCAGTATGAcgggtgtccttataaaaagtgGACATCCCGACTCAGATATGCACAGAGGAAAGACTATGTGAAGCCACAGCAAGATGGCAccacctgcaagccaaggagacaaGCCTCAGAAGAAGCCAAACCTGTCACCTTGACCTTggattgaataaaataaatgactgttgtttaagccatcaaGTTTTGGAGTGGTTTGGTGTGTAGCAACAGATTGCTGATGAAGCCTGACTACTCTCCTCCCTGCTCCACTTTGCGTGGCTACCTTTTCATTCCTCAGGGCTCAACATCTGTCAGGTCCCCGATGGCTCCAAGTGGGGATCCCTTGTTGTCTACCTGCCTGGACTTTTCTTTCATACTTTCTCATTTTGTAAGCATTTACTGGTTTGTCTACTTTCCCTATTTTAAACAACTTAAGTCTTGACCTATTAATTGGtcataaagttaatttttaagatgaaataaaattgaatataaaaCATCAGCTAAGTGTGTAGTAAAGGGTAAGCTTCGTATCGTGAAACAGACAACATACGTGTATGCTGGTGCACCATGTAAGATATATTTTTTACTCTAGTTTTtagagtttgaaaaccactgcactAAATTGTCATTTCCTAAGGTTGGTGACCATGTCTCTTTTATCAGGAACATCCAACAACTACTAGCAAAGTatctggcacagagtaggcactCGATAAACAGGAACTAGTGTAGAAATGAGGAGTATTCGAGTGAACTATAGAGACAGGAAATGGTTGGCGGGGGTGGTATTCTTTGAAGCAGTTTGGCAACCATGCAATGGAAAGAAACAGTAAACCCTTGAGCAGGAGTCTCAGAAAGGGGAGACATTCGCATGTCCATTCACTAAGGCTAATGATTCAGTAAAAGTTGAGATAGACTTATGTGAGATAAAGGAGCTAAATAATTGATAGTACAAAGCACaaacaggagacttccctggtggtccagtggttgagaatctgccttgaaatacagggggcaggggtttaattcctggtcggggaagtaaGATGTCACAtgcatggagcaactaagccccaggGCCAGAATCGgtgcactgcaacaaaagatcccagtGATGAAACTGACACCCTATacactttaaatattaaaaaaaacctggagaagaaaaatccACAGTACAACTAGGGGCTCAACTTTAAGGAAGAGGAGGTATGTGTTTCTCTGAGATtgaatgaaatgagaaaagtTGAACTAGAAAACACAAGCAGCTGAAGGAGCTCATTTCTGAAAGCCTCTACCCTCAAATTATAAATGAAGGTTTGTGACCAGATTAGTTAAAAGTAGAATTCTCAGCTTAGGAGGAGTGGGAGCATTTAGGAGTAAGGCCTCTGGTGAATGAGAGGCAGTCAACAGGGGTGAGTTGAATTTGACACCTAAAGAACAAAAACAAGTGAAAAACTATAAATATGAAATTGGGTGAATCTGTGTGTAAGCATGCGCGTATGTGAGCATGTGCGTGCgtgagctcagttgtgtccaactttttgcaaccccatgaactgtagcctgccaggctcctctgtccatggaattttctacgcaagaatactggagcaggttgccatttcctactcgaggggatcttctccacccaggggtcaaactcatgtctctttcatctcctgcattgcaggcagattccttaccactagcactgcctgaGAAGACCCTAATCTGCATGATTATGTGAATTTTCTTCTGGCATTGCCCACCATCTAGTTATAGGAGTGGAAAATcaattgttgaaaaaaaaaaaagtggctatGATAGGTCAAGAGAAATGTGAGAATGCTGGTAGGAAATGGAGATGAAGCAAGAGACTGGAGAGAAGTTACTGGCTTAGAAACGTGTGGTAAGCTTGATTTAGTGGGAGAGAATGAAAGGataagaaaatgtaataaaaaggGAGAAATTTATAGTTTATGGTATCAAGAAGCCAGGGTTATTATTCCCTAGTGGTAAGAAAAAGAACTGTGAGGTCAGAGTGTAACAAAAGAAAGAGCTGAAATACAAGTGCAGTCAAGtatagggttggccaaaaagtttgttttggtttttccattaacatcttatggaaaatccTGAATCAATGCTTTAGCCAGCCCAGTATTAAAACCAATGAAGACagacagggatttccctggtggtccagtggttaagaatccacctgtcaaagcaggggacacaggtttgatcttgtccaggaagatttcacatgccccaGGGTAACTAGGCCTGTGTGCTataactactgagcctctgctctaCAGCCTTCAAGTCACAACTACTGATGCCTTCGGggctagagcctgagctctgcaacaatgagaagctcatgcactgaactagagaaagcccatgcacagccaagaataaaacttaaaaagataatgcactgtaaacattttaattttctcatcaaAACTGTCAACATTAAGAAATTTACTTGGAATCACATTATTCCCTTAATTTTTTCACACAGAATATTCCATTTACTGTGTAGTTCATCATCCCCTGGATATGTTCTATGTAATATACTTGTTAGCACTGTCGTTTCAATTGGGCAAAACTTACTACCAATAAAACTTGAATTTAACTGGTCACATATTTCCAGTGGCAACCAATGATCGGGTGCTTCAATATTACAGACTTCAATTCTCCCATTCTTGACATCTATGAATACTTTAATTTCCAAGTGTGCCTGTTCATGTAACACAGTGAAGGAAGTGTCTATGCTGAACTTCGGAGTTTTGCCATATATCCATTCCCAGGTCTGCAGTTCTCTGGCTTTGCTGTTTATTCCAGGAAACACTGTCTCGTCTGTTGGGTTTATTAGGTGAATGTGATTATCGATTTGATGAGAAGCAGCATACTCTGTGGCAACAGCATTTATCACTACTTCACAGGTCAGAGTGGGATCTTTTTCCATAAGGTTTCTTACTAAGGCAGGTGTGCTGGCCGTGGCATTGCTCCTGATCCCTTGGTAAGGGCTCTTCAGCAGAGATGATAAGAAGGTCCCGTCAGTACTGCATAGCAAAGTGCAGTGGTGATAAGCTGCATTGCGGCCAATCTTGGAAGCTGTTCCTGAGATTTTAAACTGTCCGTCAAGTAAAAGGTCAAATCTTTCAGTAGCCTGCACGTCCAGGTGTGGCTGGACAGCCTTCAGGGCTCTCACAACTAATTTTAGATTCTCCATCCTATCATACTTTTTCTTGGTTGTAAAAAAAGTCAAGTTGATGTTACCCATATCATGGTAGACTGTGCCTCCTCCACTTCTCCTCCGAGCCAGTTTCACACCTTCTTCTCTCATCAGATTCAGGTTACATTCCTGCCAAGGGTTCTGATGCCGACCAATTACCACAGAGGGAGAATTCCTCCACAAGAAAAGGACGGGCTTGCCTTCTAAATTCATATGGTCATGGATCCAGTCTTCCACAGCCAGATTGTGGTAAACGTCATTGGAAATCGACTGTAAAATGAGTCCACTTTTAACTGTGTTTTTAAAGCCAGCTGCTGGGACCTTGAGATTACAAAGTAACTGGAAGCAATTCTTCATGGAGAATGGGATTAGCATGCTGTCAAAAATGGAAGACAAATTAATGAtcgagaaaaagaaaattaaattctattttgttGCTATCACTTCTTGGTTATTTGATCCAAACTTATCTAAGTATCCAGTCAGACTGCTTTTCTTGCCTTTTAGCTTTACCATTAGTCTTTAATAAAACTTCTCCAACAGAGTACTCAAAGGAAATAAGTCATATAAACATCAAATTGTTTTAGCTGAAGTGGAATAAGAGCAGAGATTATTCAAATAATAAAGCtgaaaataattatgtaatatacCTCAAagccaaaaaattattttgaattcacAGGTAATACACattgagaaaaatgagaaaatatagacaggcaagaaaaaaaaaaaggaatccataATACCATCACTGGGAGGTAATTACAACTAACATGTTGGTGTATACCCATTCTGTGCATGTATAAATCCACACACACTTGCCCACCAGAAGTGTAACCAAACTATTATTTAATTCAATGTTAAACCAATTTTTACATCAGTCTTAAtgtgtaatatttcattgtcagGTAACACCACCTTTTACTCAACCAATCTCTTAGTTTGTAAGTTTAGGTTGTTTCTAGTTCTTCTGTTACCAACAATGAACATCAGTGTAGAAAGACTTGTCCTTATAGTACTTGAAATGTAATTTCTATTTGAATGTGAGATACATGATTTACTGGCAGCCTGTTTTATTTTGATCAATATTAAATTAGGATGGATCCTCCTGAGGTCAGGGGAGACGTCACAGTAGCAAGGTTATACAGAAAGGTTAGGAACAATTTTATTATGTTTCAACACTTCACACATTTGTTAGCAGTGCtgatgaaaagagtgaaaatactAGCTATAATAATTAAGTATTCTGACTAGCTATGACTGTAAAGAAACCATTTAATTCCATTTCTTAGAATGGTCATAATTTTCTAGGTTAAAGCCGtggtcataattttcttttaagttaAAGGCCTGGGATGGACTAGGGTACTAAAATCCATAACTAGGCCAAATTATTTTGTAGTTACGTCCTGGAGGAATAATTTCTATGgtagagtcttcatattttcatcacTCTTGCTATACCTTGATACTACAGAAAGCGGAACCAATTTACACTCTGTCTAGAAAGGTTAGGAGAGATTTAACAGAGGAAGGGATACCTGACCTGAGTCTCGACATCTGATGCTTTTTACCACGTTGATGGGAGTAGCATATTCCAGGCAAACAGACAGTCCTCCAACAGTAAGGAGGGCCTTGGGGACTCTCTCCCCAAGGAGTTCCACTACCGGTCTTCCAGCTCCACTTACATCTATGGCTGTGCTGACACGATCCCATCTCTTAGCACTTAACTTATCCCGTCTCAGGACGGCCGTGTGCATGTCTGATTTCGGCTTTTTGGCTCTCGAAGGGCGCGCCAAGGGCTGGCACCCATCATGCCTAACTTGGGACCCTCCTGTGTTGAGGATAAACCGGTCCTAACCGTGGAGCCAGGTCCTCTCAAACTCTAAGCGGACACCGGGGCGCCTGCAGCGTCCCGGGATCGGAGGTGCCCGACCGCTGCCAGTGCCCGGGGCCCACGCTGCCAGCCTGCACCCGCCGCGCCTCCGGCTTCACACACCTGCAGCTTCCGGTCGCGCCCACGCCGCGCGCAGGCCCGTGTGCGAGGTACGCGTGCGACCCGGAGCCCGGCCGGCTGCGCATGCGGCCGCTCTGCCAGCCGCCCAGGCCAGCGTGGGGCGGAGCACCGGAAGCGCCGGGAGGGGGCGTGGCTGAGGGTTTCCGGTGGGGGTCCTGCGGTGCCGCCTCCGTGGCGCCAAGCCCCGTTGGAAACGGGGACGCCACTCCCTTTCTAATAATAGCAGTAATAATAGTAGTATCGAAAGTCCTAGAGCCCCAGGCCAGATGGAGGTTCCCCGCGAGACAGCCCAGAGCCGGCccggggggtggagggggtgtcAGCAGGGCGCAGGTCGGCGCGCGGCCGAGTCAGGCTGGAGGGGGCCCACCAGGTACCCAGAGTAGTCGGGTCGCATGCTCTTCACTGAACATTTATCCAAGCATTGTGCTGAGCTTTGCGCGTCTCATAGTGCCAAGAGCAGGCAAGCAACGCCAGTTGGAAGGGGATGAAACTAAAATCCGCTTTAAAAGACAAATGGCATTTAAAAGAATAAACGCTGGTATTCCCAATACAGAGATGGTAACAGGTAGGAAGGAGAGAGCCGGAAAATGAACACATCAAGGGCCAGGAACGTCCCCACTCAGGGTATCCCGCAAGAGCATCCTTGTGGGGCTTAGCCAGATGGGAAATTCCCCCATCAGGCAAAGTTCTAGGTAGTAACTATAGCTGCGTTAACAAGCTGCCTCAAACGCCACTGGCTTAACGCCACGATTTATTATTTCTAACATTTGTATGGGCAAGGCTTGCTTGGGTGGCTTCAATGAGCATTCAGCATAGGTTGGCTGAGCCGAGGGCTCCACACCCTTATTCACACAGCTTATTCACACCCCCGGCAGCTGGTGCTTGCTGGCTGCTGGTGCACTTCCATTCAGGCTTAGCCTTCGATGTAGCATGTCGGCCACATTCTGTTGACCAAAGCACCAGCAGAGACATCCCAGAGTTAAGAGGTGGAGTAATGGATCCCTCCTCTTGATGAGAGGAGCCCAAAGAATTTGTCGTCCTTTTTCAGTCTTGGACAGATATCAGTCTCTCCTTCGAATAGAAACCATTGAGACTTGAATTTTGGAGTGAGAAGCATCCAGAGTTCCCAGTTAGGTGGTGCGGATACCCGGACCAGGGCTCCATATAAAGTTACAATAAAGACACAATGGCTCCTCATTTATGCTACCCTTTTGATTGAAGTCACTCTGAGTAATTAGTCTTTCTTGGATTATGCAGGTGGGAATGGATTCTGTGCAAAGTTAGTCCGGATAGAagttttcctgctgctgctgctgttttccTAGTTATCATTAAACATAGCGACACAATTGTGTTGCCCTTTgcttatattgttgttgtttaattgctaagtcatg includes the following:
- the MITD1 gene encoding MIT domain-containing protein 1 isoform X2, whose amino-acid sequence is MARSGLAQDAGSTAAVTVIKRALELESESRYPQALVCYQEGIDLLLQVLKGTKDETKRCNLRKRISDYMDRAEHIKKYLDQEKEAGKYHKQIKIEENATGFSYESLFQEYLSETVTEVWIEDPYIRQTHQLYNFLRFCEMLVKRPCKGTGKEQQSSGLEEIKQSLRNHGVHLELEYSSSIHDREIRFNNGWMIKIGRGLDYFKKPQSRFSLGYCDFDLRPCHETTVDIFHNKHTKKI
- the LIPT1 gene encoding lipoyltransferase 1, mitochondrial isoform X2, which translates into the protein MRSRPGSGSHAYLAHGPARGVGATGSCSMLIPFSMKNCFQLLCNLKVPAAGFKNTVKSGLILQSISNDVYHNLAVEDWIHDHMNLEGKPVLFLWRNSPSVVIGRHQNPWQECNLNLMREEGVKLARRRSGGGTVYHDMGNINLTFFTTKKKYDRMENLKLVVRALKAVQPHLDVQATERFDLLLDGQFKISGTASKIGRNAAYHHCTLLCSTDGTFLSSLLKSPYQGIRSNATASTPALVRNLMEKDPTLTCEVVINAVATEYAASHQIDNHIHLINPTDETVFPGINSKARELQTWEWIYGKTPKFSIDTSFTVLHEQAHLEIKVFIDVKNGRIEVCNIEAPDHWLPLEICDQLNSSFIGSKFCPIETTVLTSILHRTYPGDDELHSKWNILCEKIKGIM
- the LIPT1 gene encoding lipoyltransferase 1, mitochondrial isoform X1 encodes the protein MGSCQHSHRCKWSWKTGSGTPWGESPQGPPYCWRTVCLPGICYSHQRGKKHQMSRLSMLIPFSMKNCFQLLCNLKVPAAGFKNTVKSGLILQSISNDVYHNLAVEDWIHDHMNLEGKPVLFLWRNSPSVVIGRHQNPWQECNLNLMREEGVKLARRRSGGGTVYHDMGNINLTFFTTKKKYDRMENLKLVVRALKAVQPHLDVQATERFDLLLDGQFKISGTASKIGRNAAYHHCTLLCSTDGTFLSSLLKSPYQGIRSNATASTPALVRNLMEKDPTLTCEVVINAVATEYAASHQIDNHIHLINPTDETVFPGINSKARELQTWEWIYGKTPKFSIDTSFTVLHEQAHLEIKVFIDVKNGRIEVCNIEAPDHWLPLEICDQLNSSFIGSKFCPIETTVLTSILHRTYPGDDELHSKWNILCEKIKGIM
- the MITD1 gene encoding MIT domain-containing protein 1 isoform X1, which produces MARSGLAQDAGSTAAVTVIKRALELESESRYPQALVCYQEGIDLLLQVLKGTKDETKRCNLRKRISDYMDRAEHIKKYLDQEKEAGKYHKQIKIEENATGFSYESLFQEYLSETVTEVWIEDPYIRQTHQLYNFLRFCEMLVKRPCKVRTIHLLTSLDEGTGKEQQSSGLEEIKQSLRNHGVHLELEYSSSIHDREIRFNNGWMIKIGRGLDYFKKPQSRFSLGYCDFDLRPCHETTVDIFHNKHTKKI
- the LIPT1 gene encoding lipoyltransferase 1, mitochondrial isoform X3, which produces MLIPFSMKNCFQLLCNLKVPAAGFKNTVKSGLILQSISNDVYHNLAVEDWIHDHMNLEGKPVLFLWRNSPSVVIGRHQNPWQECNLNLMREEGVKLARRRSGGGTVYHDMGNINLTFFTTKKKYDRMENLKLVVRALKAVQPHLDVQATERFDLLLDGQFKISGTASKIGRNAAYHHCTLLCSTDGTFLSSLLKSPYQGIRSNATASTPALVRNLMEKDPTLTCEVVINAVATEYAASHQIDNHIHLINPTDETVFPGINSKARELQTWEWIYGKTPKFSIDTSFTVLHEQAHLEIKVFIDVKNGRIEVCNIEAPDHWLPLEICDQLNSSFIGSKFCPIETTVLTSILHRTYPGDDELHSKWNILCEKIKGIM